DNA from Cutibacterium acnes:
CCGGTGGCGGCCACCACTCCCGGCAGGATGCGTACCGTATCGCCCCGGGCGACGGACCGGTCAGCCTGGCCTCGCAATGGGCTGTCACGGACAATGCGCGCCACCCCGCCGTTGCTGCGCAGCTCTAGTTCAAAGTTTTCCCTCATGTCCACAGTTATCGACACAGGCCCGCGGATGCACCACGTTTTTTGAACCTGTGGACAACCCGGCCCAGATCAGCCGTACTGGCTGTGGATAAGTCGTCACCTACTCGCATCCCAGCCACGTGAGATGGCACCACGGGCAGCCACCACCCCAATCACCACACTCAGGGTGGAGGAGGTGAAGGGGCACCGTGGTGACGGGTCCATGGCGGGAAGAGGGTGATGTGGCGAGGAGAGCCGTAATGATGATGAGGCCAAGGAGGGGATGGTACGTGGAACTTGTGTGATGGGGTCGCCGGGGTGACTAGCGCTCCCAGAACGGTTTCGAACTGGGAGTGTTAGGAAAACGTCAGGATCCCGCACATCCCCATATGGGATCCGTAGGGAAGCGCGACAGCGGCCGGGTCACGCGGTTTCGATGGGTGGTGGTGCCACAACCGGCACCCCGGAAACCCCGGGTCGTCGTCAAGGAGCCCGTCATGCTCGACGTCATCTGGCTGCTCGGTGTCATCGCCTTGTTCATCCTGCTCGCCCTGTGCGTGAAGGGGGTCGATGCGCTATGACCATCCTTAATCTGGTGGCCGCCATCCTCGGTATCGCCGCCGTTGTGTATCTCGTGATTGCCCTTATCCGCCCGGAGCGTTTCTAATGACGTGGATCTGTTTCCTGGCGGGTCTGGCTCTGCTCGCCATCGCGCTCGGTATCGCTCAGCATCACCTGGGCACCTACATGGCCCGTGTCTTCACCTCTGACAAGGACACGAGGGTCGAGACCTGGTGTTACCGCGTCATGGGGGTCAATCCCCGTGCCGGTCAGACGTGGAAGTCTTATGCTCGCGCAGTACTGGCTTTCAGTTTCTGCGGAGTCGTCTTCCTCTACGCTCTGCAACGTCTCCAGCCATGGCTGCCATGGTCCCTGGGGAAGGGATCAGTAAATCCGGCGGTCTCCTTCAACACCGCGATCTCTTTCGTCACGAACACCAATTGGCAGGCCTACTCACCGGAGGCGACCCTCGGGCACTTCGTCCAGCTCGCTGGCCTGTGCGTGCAGAATTTCGTCTCCGCCGCTACCGGCATCGCGATTGCTGTTGCGCTGATTCGCGGATTCGTTGGCCACGGTGAGCACACCATCGGCAACTTCTGGGTGGATCTCACCCGCTGCACGTTGCGCATCCTCATGCCGATTGCCGCCGTAGCGGCTTTCCTGCTCATCGCTGGTGGCGCGGTCCAGAATTTCACCGGGTTCCTGCACGTGACCGGTGTGGCTGGCGGAAACCAGGTCATCCCGGGCGGTCCCGTCGCCTCTCAGGAGGCCATCAAGGAGCTTGGCACTAACGGTGGTGGTTTCTTTAACGGTAACTCGTCTCACCCCTTCGAGAATCCGCAACCGTGGACGAACATGCTCGAGATCTTCCTCATCCTGCTCATCCCGTTCTCGCTGCCTCGCACCTTCGGGAAGATGGTGGAAGATGTGCGGCAGGGCAGGGCGATACTCGCTGCGATGGTCGTCCTGTTCACCGTCAACCTATGTGCCATGGCCGCTGCCGAATTTTCTGGCCACGGTACTGCCGCACGCCTCGCGGGAGCCCCGATGGAGGGCAAGGAGCAGCGCTTCGGATTGGCTCAGTCGGTCCTCTTCGCTAACTCGACGACGATGACCTCCACCGGCGCAGTCGACTCGATGCACGACTCCTTCACCGCCATCGGAGGGATGTTCACCCTGCTCAACATGATGCTCGGCGAGATTAGCCCTGGCGGTGTGGGGAGCGGTCTCTATGGCATGCTCGTTATCGCCGTCATCGCGGTCTTCATCGCCGGCTTGCTGGTCGGTCGTACGCCGGAATACCTTGGCAAGAAGATCGGCCCGCGTGAGATGAAGCTATCGGACTTGTACATCCTCGTGATGCCGACTCTGGTGCTATGCGGCGTAGCCTTGAGCCTGGCCGTCCCGGGCCTACGCAGTAGTGTCAATACCTCGATCGCCAACCCGGGCGAGCACGGGCTGTCCGAGCTGGTATACGCCTTCACCTCAGCCGCCAACAACAATGGTTCGGCCTTCGCCGGTTTGGACGCCTCGACGAACTGGCTGTGTGCCGCCCTCGGTGCGGCCATGCTCCTCGGGCGCTTCGTACCGATCATCCTCATCCTTGCCCTGTCGGGTGCCTTGGTCGAACGTGAACCAGTGCCCGTCACCGCCGGCACCCTTCCCACGCACAATGCGTTGTTCACGACCCTGATCGTGTTCACCGCGATCCTCGTCACAGCGCTTGTCTTCTTTCCGGTCCTCACGCTCGGACCGCTGGCCGAAGGACTGATCTGATCATGACCGTCATCCCTTCGAATTCGCGTTCCCGCGGTCTCACCGGGACTCAGGCGCGTCAGGCCCTGCCCGGAGCCCTTCGTAAGCTTGATCCGCGTTTTCAGTGGCGCAACCCGGTTATGTTTTTGGTGTGGATTGGCGCAGTCCTGACAACCATCATCGCTGGCCTGGAACTGCTCACTGGTGTCACCGACGGCGGTGTTTCCGTCGGTTTTTCCATGGCCATTGCGGTGTGGCTGTGGCTGACCGTCATCTTCGCCAACCTTGCCGAGTCGATCGCTGAGGGTCGCGGCAAGGCCCAGGCCGAGTCATTGCGCAAGACCCGCACCGCCACCAGCGCGATTCGCGTCGACGGGTGGGACGAGCGGAACGATCCGTCCGCCGAGCACACCACGACAACCGAGGTCGTCTCCTCGGAGCTCAGGTATGGCGACGTCGTCGTCGTGGCGGCGGGCCAGACGATCCCTGGTGACGGCGACATCGTCTGGGGCATCGCTTCGGTCGACGAATCGGCCATCACCGGTGAGTCAGCCCCCGTGGTACGGGAGTCCGGCGGCGACCGTTCTGCCGTCACCGGTGGTACGACAGTGCTTTCGGACCGTATCGTCGTCAAAATCACCTCGAAGCCCGGGCAAAGTTTCGTCGACCGCATGATCGCCCTGGTTGAGGGGTCCGGACGTCAGAAGACCCCCAACGAGATTGCCCTCAATATTTTGCTGGCGAGCCTCTCGATTGTCTTTGTCCTCGTCACCCTGACCCTCAACCCGATTGCGTCCCTGGCCGCCAGGCCGGTGAGCGTCACGGTATTGGTGGCGCTGCTGGTCTGCCTCGTCCCGACGACGATCGGTGCTCTGCTGTCGGCCATCGGCATCGCGGGTATGGACCGCCTGGTGCAGCACAACGTGTTGGCAATGTCCGGACGCGCGGTGGAGGCCGCTGGCGACGTTACGACTCTTCTGCTCGACAAGACTGGCACCATCACCTACGGAAACCGTCGTGCCAGCGAATTCATACCGATGCCGGGTGTGAGCGACAAAGAGATTCGCGACGCGGCCGCCCGGTCTTCGCTGGCCGACCCCACTCCCGAGGGCACCTCCATCGTCGACCTGGCCCGCGAGCAGGGCTTCGTCCCCGATGCCTGCGGCGAACAGGGGAAAGTCGTCCCCTTTACCGCTCAGACCAGAATGTCGGGCATCGACCTTCCCGACGGCACCAAAATCCGTAAGGGTGCCGGATCTGCTGTACGCGCCTGGCTGACGGAGTCCCACATCAATATGGACATCGACACGCTGGCGCACATGGATCGCCGGGTCGACTCGGTGTCCCAGTCCGGTGGTACTCCGCTCGTCGTGGCGGTACGCACCCCCGACCACTCGGGCAAGGTGCTCGGCGTCGTTCACCTCAAGGACATCGTCAAGGAGGGTCTAACCGACCGGTTTGCTGAGCTGCGTCGAATGGGCATCCGCACTGTCATGGTGACCGGAGACAACCCGCTGACCGCAGCCGCCATTGCCAAGGAGGCTGGCGTGGACGATTTCCTCGCCGAGGCCACCCCGGAGGACAAGCTCGCCTACATCCGCAAGGAGCAGGAGGGTGGCCGGATGGTCGCGATGACCGGTGACGGCACCAACGATGCCCCGGCTCTGGCCCAGGCGGACGTCGGCGTCGCGATGAACACCGGCACCTCGGCTGCTAAGGAGGCCGGCAACATGGTGGACCTTGACTCCGACCCGACGAAGCTCATCAGCATTGTCGGAATCGGCAAGCAACTACTCATCACGCGCGGTGCCCTGACGACCTTCTCGATCGCCAACGATATTGCCAAGTATTTCGCGATCATCCCAGCGATCTTCATGGCGACCTACCCGGGTCTGTCGGCCCTCAATATTATGGGTTTGCATTCCCCAGCGTCGGCGGTGCTCTCGGCGATCATCTTTAACGCCATCATCATCGTTATTTTGGTTCCGCTGGCCCTCAAAGGCGTGGCATACAAGCCCGCCGGGGCGTCGAAAATCCTCGCACGGAACCTGCGCATCTACGGGTTGGGCGGTGTTGTTGCGCCGTTCATCGGCATCTGGCTTATCGACCTGATTATCCGTCTCATTCCCGGCTTCTGATCGGAGTTCATCATGATCATCTCCTCTAGGACTCGCACCGTCCTCGTCGGGTTGCGCTCGATGCTGCTGTTTACTGTTATCGTCGGCGTCGTGTACACCGGCCTTATGACTGGGCTGGGCCAGTTGATGCTCCATCATCAAGCCAACGGCTCGCAGTTGGAGGTCAACGGCAAGGTGGTCGGCTCGACCCTCATCGGCCAGTCCTTCACCGACAAGGGTGGAAGGCCGTTGCCGAAGTACTTCCAGCCGCGTCCCTCGGCTGCCGGTGACGACGGTTACGATGCCGGGTCCTCGGGCGGTTCCAACATGGGCCCGGAAAACCCGGACCTGGCGAAGGCCATCAAGGAGCGTCGCAGCCAGGTGGCGGCCTTCAACTACGTCGATGCTGACCGGGTACCCGCTGATGCTGTGACGGCGTCGTCGTCGGGTCTGGACCCACATATCAGCCCCGAATACGCCAATATCCAGATCGCTCGGGTGGCGAAGGCTCGTCATCTCGACAAGGCCGTCGTACGGCGGATCGTTGACGATAACACCACGGGACGCCAACTCGGGTTCCTCGGTGAGACTAAGGTCAACGTCGTGACGCTCAATGCCGAACTGGATCGCCAGCACTGACGGTGCTGACGGTCGGGTAATCATGGCCTAGGAGGACGCGGTGGCTGTTCGGGGAAGGTTGCGGGTGCTGCTGGGCGCGGCACCGGGCGTCGGCAAGACCTACGCCATGCTTGACGAGGGCAAGCACCTGCGCGCCGGGGGGTCTGATGTCGTTATCGCCGTTGTTGAGACTCACGGCCGGGCAGCTACTGCGGCAATGACCGAGGGGATGGAGGTCATCCCGCGGCACTACGTCGAGTGCCGTGGCATTGAGCTGCCGGAGATGGATCTTGACGGGGTGCTGGCCCAGCACCCTGACGTCGCCCTCGTCGACGAACTTGCCCACACCAACGCCCCCGGGTCCCGTAATGAGAAGCGTTGGCAGGACGTTGAGGAGCTTCTGGAGGCCGGGATTGACGTCATCTCGACGGTCAACATCCAGCACATCGAGTCTCTCAACGACGTCGTTGAGCAAATCACTGGGGTACCACAGCGCGAGACTGTCCCGGACACCGTGCTGCGCAGGGCCAGCCAGGTGGAGGTCGTCGACCTCGCCCCGCAGGCCCTGCGCGACCGATTGTCGAGCGGCAAGGTGTATCCGGCCGAGCGGATCGACGCGGCCTTGTCAAACTACTTCCGGCTCGGCAATCTCACCGCCCTGCGTGAGTTGGCCTTGTTGTGGGTGGCCGACGAGGTCGATCACGCGCTGGCCGACTACCGTAGCGAGCACGGTATCGACTCCCGTTGGGAAGCCCGTGAACGGGTAGTCGTCGCCCTGACAGGGGGTCGGGAAGGCGAAACCCTGTTGCGACGCGGTGCCCGGATCGCGGTTCGAGCCGGTGGCGGAGAGTTGCTGGCGGTGCACGTCACCACCGAGGACGGGCTGCGCTCCCCGCATCCGGGGGAACTAGCCCGGCAACGAGGGTTGGTGGACAAGCTAGGAGGATCCTTCCACCAGCTCGTTGGCGATGACATCCCCGAGACTCTCATCGAGTTCGCGAAGTCGGTCAACGCCACCCAGCTCGTCATCGGGGCTAGTCGGCGCGGCAAACTTTCGCGGCTGTTGACCGGACACGACGTCGAGGCAGACATTATCCGGGCTTCCGGTGCTATCGACGTTCACATCGTCAGTCATGACGCCCAGGCGAAGGCGCTGCGTTTGCCGCGGATGGGTGGGTCGTTGTCGACGCGGCGTCGGATCGCTGGTTTCGCTGTGCTGGCGGTGCTCGGGCCACTCTTGACGTTGCTGTTGGTGTCGTCGCGTAGCCCGGAGGCGCTGACGACCGATGTGCTGGCTTACGAGTTGCTGGCCGTCGTGGTGGCCTTGGTAGGTGGGGCATTTTCGTCGCTCATTGCGGCTCTGGCCTCGGGTTTTGCGCTGGACTATTTTTTCACCAAACCTTTCTACACCGTCACCGTCAACGAACCGTTACACCTGGTGGCACTGTTGCTGTACCTGCTCACCGCGGCCCTGGTGAGTGTTGTTGTCGATCGCGCTGCCCGTAAGACCCGGGTGGCTCGACGCGCCGCCGCTGAGTCGGGACTGTTGCAGTCGGTGGCCGGTTTGGTGCTGCGCGGCGAGGACGCCGTTGAGTCGTTGTTGTCCAGGGCGACTGAGGCTTTCGGGTTGTCTGGGGCGCGATTGATGACCGACGGAAAGGTTGTGGCAAATTGGGGTACAACGAGTGATCAAGTCACGGAGCATCGCATCGACGACCATACCGTGGTGGAATTCCACGGCCCGGAGCCGGACGCCTCGGAGCGTCGGCTGATGTCGGTCATCGCCGCCCAGTTGGGGACAGCCTTGGAGCAGCATCAGCTGGAGGAGACGGCGAAGGCGGTGGAGCCGTTAGCGGCCACCGACCGGGTGCGCACGGCGTTGTTGTCAGCGGTCGGTCACGACCTGCGCCGCCCCCTGGCGGCTGCCACCGCCGCTGTGTCTGGGCTGCGCAGCGAGTGGTCGAAGCTTTCTGACCAAGATCGTGCCGATTTGTTGGAAACCGCTGATGAGGCGTTGTCGCAGTTGGCGAATTTGGTCACCGACCTTCTCGACGTCTCCCGGTTGCAGTCGGGGGTGCTGGGGGTCTCGGTGATGCCGGTAGACCCGGCTGAGGTCATCATGCCGGCGCTGGACGAGTTGTCCCTGGGGCCGGCCGACGTCGAGATCGACCTGGGTTCTGACGTTCCCGAGATGGTCGCCGACCCAGCCTTGCTGCAGCGAGTTGTCGTCAACCTGTTGTCGAATGCGCTGCGTTACGAGCCGGCGGGCAGCCGGGTGCGGTTGGCGGAGAGTAGCTTCGCCAACCAGGTGGAGATTCGAGTCATCGATCACGGCCCGGGGATTCCAGAGGACCGTCGCGACGATGTCATGGTGCCTTTCCAGCGGCTGGGTGATACGGATTCCAGCGTAGGGCTGGGGCTTGGCCTGGCGCTGTCGAAGGGGTTCGTCGAGGGAATGGACGGCACCCTGGCCTTGGAGGACACTCCCGGCGGGGGACTGACGATGGTGATCAGCTTGCCCCGGGTAGGGGTTGAGGAGGCAAGTGTTCAATGAGAATTCTTATCGCTGATGACGACCCGCAATTTTTGCGAGCCTTGCGGATCACTTTGGGCGCCAGGGGATACGAGGTCTTGTTGGCGCGTGATGGGCAGCACGCCTTGGAGATGGCCATCGATCACAAGCCGGACATCATTTTGCTGGATCTCGGGATGCCGCGTCTCGACGGGGTAAAGGTCATTGAGGCGGTGCGCGGCTGGTCGTCGGCGCCGATCCTGGTGATCTCGGGACGATCCGGGTCGGCCGAGAAGGTGGAAGCCCTTGACGCTGGGGCTGACGACTACGTCACCAAACCATTCTCGATGGATGAGTTGCTTGCCCGTATCCGCGTGTTGACAAGGCGTATTGGCCAGGACGAGGTAGATGAGGAACCAATCGTCGCTTTCGGGTCGGTGTGGGTGGATCTGGCTGCGCACACCGTGACCCGTGACGGGGCCAATGTCAGGCTGACGCCGACCGAGTGGCGGGTGCTGGAGCTGCTCATCCGTAATGAAGGTCGGCTGGTGACTCGTCAGACCATGCTGAGTCAGGTCTGGGGCTCCGAGCACGTCACCGACACCGGCTACCTGAGGCTCTACATTTCCCAGTTGCGCAAGAAGCTGGAGCCCGAGCCGAGTAGGCCGCGGTATCTCATCACTGATGCCGGAATGGGGTACCGGTTGGTGCTTGACCCCTGATATATGCATATAATAATGCACATGCCCACTAGAAACGTGTATGTCTCCGACGAAGACCAAAACCTGTTCCAAGAAGCAGCCGAGCTTGCAGGAGGGTTTTCACCTGCAGTGAGCGAAGCTCTGCGCGAGTACGTGAAACGTCGCAAGCTGATGAGGGGAGGGGCCGAGCAGGTTGAGGTAGATCTGCGTACTGACGGGATCGATCACCGTGTCTCGTTCATGGGGCGTCGGTTGGTCAAGGTGCAACGAGACCACGAGCAGGGCTGTCGCATTGATACCGTCTACGCGACTGCCAGGAAGCAATTTGCCGTGGTGTCGAAGGTGCGTCGTGTTCTGCCAAGCTGGGCCGGAGGCAAGGAAGATCTTTGGTCGCATCCAGAAACGTGGGACAAGGAATTCTGGACGGTCGGAGATCGTACGCTTAAAGTTTTTGCGAATTTGGATGAGTTGCGAGCGGCCGATGGTGAACTTGCAGAACGGGTCGACTCAGCGCTGCACGTCGCACCCTATGAGGTTCTGGACATTTAACACGTAGGGGGCTTAAGCGGTGGCCTGAGAGGTAGTGGTCGTCCATCTGCCGGCTACCACGTTTGACTGTTTTCGCTCGTCAGAAGCGTTTCGTCACCGATCAGTGGACCTACTACGTAGAGAGTTTGACGGCTTTGGCTCGGCCGCACGAACTGTGTGTGCGTTGGTCGCGAGGGGTTTACCGGGCATTAAAGCGGCCACCGGAACCCTGTGTTGTGGACTTCCGGGGTCAGTCTGTCCGCTCACTTGAGATGGCTCAACATTTCTGACCGACGCCGAAGTCTACGAACGCTGCGAAACGTCAACCGACGCCTTTGCAACCAAGCCTTCTTCACCAAGATCACATCGACGAAGACGACCAACTCCGCGTCGAGAACAACCGACCCTTCGAAATGCACCCCGACCCTCAGATCAACGCCAACGCCCTCACCTGGGCCCAAGACAGCAACAAGGCCCGAATCGAAACCAAGGGTTCGAGCCTTGTGCGTGGGGTGGAGCATAGGGGACTCGAACCCCTGACCTACTGCTTGCAAAGCAGCCGCGCTACCAACTGCGCCAATGCCCCGTGGACCTCCATAGTGTAGAGGATGCGCGGTGGTTTGGGCGAGTCGAAGCCTCGCGCAATGCCGTCTGGTCCTGCCAAAAAGTCGAGATTGTGACGGTACCATCGCGTTTTCGGGGCAGTTTGCGACGCATCGGCCCGGTTACGACAACACCTCGGCGGGACTAACGATAACGGCCTCGAGTCCACGCTCAGCCAGTGCGGGAGCCAACTCTTCGGCCTGACCGCAGATAGCGATCCGCCAGCTGTCGGGGATCAGCAACTCCCGCCAGGCTCGGTTCACCGACCATTCCCCAGCACTCGCCCTCGCTGATGCCACGGCGGCGAGGTGATCGTCGACCCAGTTCGGTGCCAGTCCGGCCCCGACCAGAGCTGCCACTTGGTGGGCGACCGCACCGGCGGTGTCGTACTGCAATGGGGCGATGCCAACCGAGTGGTCGCGGGCGGCATCCACTTCGTCGGCCCTCAGGTCGTCGCTGGAGGTGAGAATGCGTAATGCCTCGGCCACGGCGTCGGCTCCAACCTCAGTGCGGAAGGACCCCGCAACGGTCGCCACTCCACCATCGGGGAGTGGGCGGCTCGACATTCCGACCCCGTAAGACCATCCCTTGTCTTCCCGCAGCACCTGGTTGAGACGCGACCCGAACGTTCCGCCGAGGGCTCCGCATGCGACCTTGAGGGCAGCCCAACCCGGGTGGGAGCGCCCCACAGTGGCCTGCTGGATACGCACGTCGGCCTGCACAGCGTCGGGGCGGTCGACAAGAATCACCCGTGGTCCGTCGAGGCGTGGCTGGAGTGGAGCAACCTGCGAGGGGGAACCGCTGGTCGTCCACTCCTTGAATATTGACAAGTCGAGGTCCTCGACTCCCTCTCCGGCAACCACCAGCACGGCATCGGAGATCGTCCAGTGCGCGGCCCAGAATTCTCGTGCGGCTGCAGCGTTG
Protein-coding regions in this window:
- the kdpA gene encoding potassium-transporting ATPase subunit KdpA, producing the protein MTWICFLAGLALLAIALGIAQHHLGTYMARVFTSDKDTRVETWCYRVMGVNPRAGQTWKSYARAVLAFSFCGVVFLYALQRLQPWLPWSLGKGSVNPAVSFNTAISFVTNTNWQAYSPEATLGHFVQLAGLCVQNFVSAATGIAIAVALIRGFVGHGEHTIGNFWVDLTRCTLRILMPIAAVAAFLLIAGGAVQNFTGFLHVTGVAGGNQVIPGGPVASQEAIKELGTNGGGFFNGNSSHPFENPQPWTNMLEIFLILLIPFSLPRTFGKMVEDVRQGRAILAAMVVLFTVNLCAMAAAEFSGHGTAARLAGAPMEGKEQRFGLAQSVLFANSTTMTSTGAVDSMHDSFTAIGGMFTLLNMMLGEISPGGVGSGLYGMLVIAVIAVFIAGLLVGRTPEYLGKKIGPREMKLSDLYILVMPTLVLCGVALSLAVPGLRSSVNTSIANPGEHGLSELVYAFTSAANNNGSAFAGLDASTNWLCAALGAAMLLGRFVPIILILALSGALVEREPVPVTAGTLPTHNALFTTLIVFTAILVTALVFFPVLTLGPLAEGLI
- a CDS encoding ATP-binding protein; this translates as MAVRGRLRVLLGAAPGVGKTYAMLDEGKHLRAGGSDVVIAVVETHGRAATAAMTEGMEVIPRHYVECRGIELPEMDLDGVLAQHPDVALVDELAHTNAPGSRNEKRWQDVEELLEAGIDVISTVNIQHIESLNDVVEQITGVPQRETVPDTVLRRASQVEVVDLAPQALRDRLSSGKVYPAERIDAALSNYFRLGNLTALRELALLWVADEVDHALADYRSEHGIDSRWEARERVVVALTGGREGETLLRRGARIAVRAGGGELLAVHVTTEDGLRSPHPGELARQRGLVDKLGGSFHQLVGDDIPETLIEFAKSVNATQLVIGASRRGKLSRLLTGHDVEADIIRASGAIDVHIVSHDAQAKALRLPRMGGSLSTRRRIAGFAVLAVLGPLLTLLLVSSRSPEALTTDVLAYELLAVVVALVGGAFSSLIAALASGFALDYFFTKPFYTVTVNEPLHLVALLLYLLTAALVSVVVDRAARKTRVARRAAAESGLLQSVAGLVLRGEDAVESLLSRATEAFGLSGARLMTDGKVVANWGTTSDQVTEHRIDDHTVVEFHGPEPDASERRLMSVIAAQLGTALEQHQLEETAKAVEPLAATDRVRTALLSAVGHDLRRPLAAATAAVSGLRSEWSKLSDQDRADLLETADEALSQLANLVTDLLDVSRLQSGVLGVSVMPVDPAEVIMPALDELSLGPADVEIDLGSDVPEMVADPALLQRVVVNLLSNALRYEPAGSRVRLAESSFANQVEIRVIDHGPGIPEDRRDDVMVPFQRLGDTDSSVGLGLGLALSKGFVEGMDGTLALEDTPGGGLTMVISLPRVGVEEASVQ
- the kdpC gene encoding potassium-transporting ATPase subunit KdpC gives rise to the protein MIISSRTRTVLVGLRSMLLFTVIVGVVYTGLMTGLGQLMLHHQANGSQLEVNGKVVGSTLIGQSFTDKGGRPLPKYFQPRPSAAGDDGYDAGSSGGSNMGPENPDLAKAIKERRSQVAAFNYVDADRVPADAVTASSSGLDPHISPEYANIQIARVAKARHLDKAVVRRIVDDNTTGRQLGFLGETKVNVVTLNAELDRQH
- the kdpB gene encoding potassium-transporting ATPase subunit KdpB, giving the protein MTVIPSNSRSRGLTGTQARQALPGALRKLDPRFQWRNPVMFLVWIGAVLTTIIAGLELLTGVTDGGVSVGFSMAIAVWLWLTVIFANLAESIAEGRGKAQAESLRKTRTATSAIRVDGWDERNDPSAEHTTTTEVVSSELRYGDVVVVAAGQTIPGDGDIVWGIASVDESAITGESAPVVRESGGDRSAVTGGTTVLSDRIVVKITSKPGQSFVDRMIALVEGSGRQKTPNEIALNILLASLSIVFVLVTLTLNPIASLAARPVSVTVLVALLVCLVPTTIGALLSAIGIAGMDRLVQHNVLAMSGRAVEAAGDVTTLLLDKTGTITYGNRRASEFIPMPGVSDKEIRDAAARSSLADPTPEGTSIVDLAREQGFVPDACGEQGKVVPFTAQTRMSGIDLPDGTKIRKGAGSAVRAWLTESHINMDIDTLAHMDRRVDSVSQSGGTPLVVAVRTPDHSGKVLGVVHLKDIVKEGLTDRFAELRRMGIRTVMVTGDNPLTAAAIAKEAGVDDFLAEATPEDKLAYIRKEQEGGRMVAMTGDGTNDAPALAQADVGVAMNTGTSAAKEAGNMVDLDSDPTKLISIVGIGKQLLITRGALTTFSIANDIAKYFAIIPAIFMATYPGLSALNIMGLHSPASAVLSAIIFNAIIIVILVPLALKGVAYKPAGASKILARNLRIYGLGGVVAPFIGIWLIDLIIRLIPGF
- a CDS encoding response regulator, with protein sequence MRILIADDDPQFLRALRITLGARGYEVLLARDGQHALEMAIDHKPDIILLDLGMPRLDGVKVIEAVRGWSSAPILVISGRSGSAEKVEALDAGADDYVTKPFSMDELLARIRVLTRRIGQDEVDEEPIVAFGSVWVDLAAHTVTRDGANVRLTPTEWRVLELLIRNEGRLVTRQTMLSQVWGSEHVTDTGYLRLYISQLRKKLEPEPSRPRYLITDAGMGYRLVLDP
- a CDS encoding potassium-transporting ATPase subunit F; the protein is MTILNLVAAILGIAAVVYLVIALIRPERF
- a CDS encoding EXLDI protein, translating into MHIIMHMPTRNVYVSDEDQNLFQEAAELAGGFSPAVSEALREYVKRRKLMRGGAEQVEVDLRTDGIDHRVSFMGRRLVKVQRDHEQGCRIDTVYATARKQFAVVSKVRRVLPSWAGGKEDLWSHPETWDKEFWTVGDRTLKVFANLDELRAADGELAERVDSALHVAPYEVLDI
- a CDS encoding M16 family metallopeptidase codes for the protein MPGQRIVTMEIGLEAPLCAEPAGLEGLAGLVVRTADESTGPHPGAAFAEAMESIGASYDGSAGLAGSHVGVDVPVTRFDAAAELFVELLNTTSLVEEDIARQIDASRASLAQTSQRGSSLAEMAAARALWPVGSRSSLPTIGTLSSVEKLNAAAAREFWAAHWTISDAVLVVAGEGVEDLDLSIFKEWTTSGSPSQVAPLQPRLDGPRVILVDRPDAVQADVRIQQATVGRSHPGWAALKVACGALGGTFGSRLNQVLREDKGWSYGVGMSSRPLPDGGVATVAGSFRTEVGADAVAEALRILTSSDDLRADEVDAARDHSVGIAPLQYDTAGAVAHQVAALVGAGLAPNWVDDHLAAVASARASAGEWSVNRAWRELLIPDSWRIAICGQAEELAPALAERGLEAVIVSPAEVLS